The following proteins are co-located in the Actinomycetota bacterium genome:
- a CDS encoding tyrosine--tRNA ligase: MKDLDYQMEVILSGAVDCLPEGDLRAKVERSIAENRPLRIKFGVDPTRPDLHLGHAVPLRKLRQFQDLGHTAILLIGDFTARVGDPSARDVTRPQLSAEEVRDNAETYAEQAFRILDRGRTVLEYNSRWLAPLTFEELLRLTSHFTVARLLERDDFARRYAENLSIGLHEFLYPVMQAYDSVALEADVEIGGTDQIFNLLAGRELQRALGQEPQSVLTLPILVGLDGEKKMSKSLGNHVGLTDPPEEMFGKLMSLDDILMPDYFRLTTDLEPAEVDAIERDLAQGRLHPARAKRRLAREVVRLYWGEEAAEAAEAAFDRVFVERELPEEVPEVEIAAGEMEEGSIWLPRLLVLAGLASSTSEGKRLIAQGGIKVGGSVVRDQDFAVAAEDVEGLVLQKGKRHFRRLRAGKRDGGP; the protein is encoded by the coding sequence GTGAAGGACCTGGATTACCAGATGGAGGTCATCCTCTCGGGGGCGGTGGACTGCCTCCCCGAGGGGGACCTGCGCGCCAAGGTGGAGCGGTCCATCGCCGAGAACCGCCCGCTGCGCATCAAGTTCGGGGTGGACCCCACGCGCCCGGACCTCCACCTGGGGCACGCCGTGCCGCTGCGCAAGCTGCGCCAGTTCCAGGACCTGGGGCACACCGCCATCCTCCTCATCGGGGACTTCACCGCGCGCGTGGGGGACCCCTCCGCCCGAGACGTCACCCGGCCCCAGCTCTCCGCGGAGGAGGTGAGGGACAACGCGGAGACCTACGCGGAGCAGGCCTTCCGTATCCTGGACCGCGGGCGCACCGTCCTCGAGTACAACAGCCGCTGGCTGGCCCCCCTGACCTTCGAGGAGCTGCTCCGCCTGACCTCGCACTTCACCGTGGCCCGCCTCCTGGAAAGGGACGACTTCGCCCGGCGTTACGCCGAGAACCTCTCCATAGGGCTACACGAATTCCTCTACCCGGTGATGCAGGCCTACGACTCCGTGGCCCTGGAAGCGGACGTGGAGATAGGCGGCACGGACCAGATCTTCAACCTGCTGGCGGGAAGGGAGCTGCAGAGGGCCCTGGGGCAGGAGCCCCAGAGCGTGCTCACCCTGCCCATCCTGGTGGGGCTGGACGGCGAGAAGAAGATGTCCAAGAGCCTGGGCAACCACGTGGGGCTCACCGACCCGCCCGAGGAGATGTTCGGCAAGCTCATGTCGCTGGACGATATCCTCATGCCCGACTACTTCCGCCTCACCACCGACCTGGAGCCGGCGGAGGTGGACGCCATCGAGCGCGACCTGGCGCAGGGGAGGCTACATCCTGCCCGGGCGAAGAGGCGGCTGGCCCGCGAGGTGGTGCGCCTCTACTGGGGGGAGGAGGCGGCCGAGGCGGCGGAGGCCGCCTTCGACCGCGTCTTCGTGGAGAGGGAGCTGCCCGAGGAGGTCCCGGAGGTGGAGATCGCCGCGGGGGAAATGGAGGAAGGGAGCATCTGGCTGCCGCGGCTGCTCGTCCTCGCGGGCCTGGCTTCCTCCACCAGCGAGGGAAAGCGCCTCATCGCGCAGGGCGGCATAAAGGTGGGGGGGAGCGTCGTCCGCGACCAGGATTTCGCGGTGGCGGCCGAGGACGTCGAGGGCCTCGTCCTCCAGAAGGGAAAGCGCCATTTCCGCAGGTTGAGGGCGGGCAAGAGGGACGGCGGTCCGTGA
- a CDS encoding signal peptidase I yields the protein MHNKRARKLAKVLGWMATITLFGILLLTSFLMIAPLFGMQAYTVLSGSMEPALKVGGITVCKSVPVESIKVGDIIAFNSLEGVKVTHRVISVADEGGTLMFRTKGDANEEPDPDEFSISGNTVHKVVFHIPYLGYVYNFIRNKLVFITIIMGSALLLLAILGKEMRATLSEFRSRRKDVSTGASMPDSDGAGKQ from the coding sequence GTGCACAACAAACGCGCCCGGAAGCTGGCCAAGGTCCTGGGATGGATGGCCACCATTACCCTGTTCGGCATCCTCCTCCTTACGAGCTTCCTGATGATCGCCCCGTTGTTCGGGATGCAGGCCTACACGGTGCTTTCCGGGTCCATGGAGCCGGCCTTGAAGGTGGGGGGGATCACCGTATGCAAATCGGTCCCCGTGGAGAGCATAAAAGTCGGGGATATAATAGCCTTCAACAGCCTTGAAGGCGTGAAGGTGACCCACCGGGTGATAAGTGTCGCCGATGAGGGCGGCACGTTGATGTTCCGTACCAAGGGAGACGCCAATGAGGAACCGGATCCCGACGAGTTTTCCATAAGCGGTAACACCGTACACAAGGTCGTCTTCCATATCCCTTACCTGGGCTACGTCTATAACTTCATACGAAACAAGCTCGTCTTTATCACCATCATCATGGGCTCCGCCCTGCTGCTTCTGGCGATCCTCGGGAAGGAGATGCGAGCCACCCTGTCCGAGTTCAGGAGCAGGAGGAAGGATGTCTCCACGGGTGCGAGTATGCCGGACTCCGACGGCGCTGGGAAACAATAA